The following proteins are co-located in the Zonotrichia albicollis isolate bZonAlb1 chromosome 1, bZonAlb1.hap1, whole genome shotgun sequence genome:
- the ANLN gene encoding anillin isoform X1, translating to MCYAVSFETHQQWMEPHLEMDQGQMELHHINLTDPQKLLERTRARRENLQRKMAERPKMGARPTMQTKRAREPLAETGNQAPLPSDEVKPDTKPSPSKRLCPNDVETQAPSSENVQPVASSSTSHDSPQMTSEPHETASNRAPLVQPLENAKQNSKSETPAALSVKTRMQKLAEQRRCWDSEDPSECVPLSPLQSKDLCVSPPKQTSSALASETPIGRRGRLANLAATIGSWEDDLSHPSAKQNNAQEQPGTTCLSKLSTTSGASARINSSSVKQEAASCSQRLVEASINKPANSKRADPNNSLTQSSRVTAPCSKESEVQQRPAENPCSPRKAEERTQTAKSALPQPVQSKAEPVKGTHVQLEPKGKPTTPGGSGIKPFLERFGERCQERSARSPATNTPGCRTPTVTPNTRTIQERLLKQNENSSTASLALQLKQERERELACLRGRFDRGNLWSAEKSDSSKRRLPEAKMESQSQASPKHPPSSDASALGSSEDTSAGDRPAKSPSVVSSDTSKCEETDKSSPLKTAESKSPVKAMSVSKFEQLDEKPKDEVYEGKMRVDDEMNSSKVINEIFEILQEDGPDIEKLKKEMSMSLEGESDEDEQEESLNISSMSLLTPLVESVGSEAFGSPSKSTGEGSSISDVSLKSEKFQRTRVPRAESGDSIGSVSEDRNLPYSVDAYRSQRFKETERPSIKQIIVRKEDVASRLEMRRNGPSDQVNIKKKMQELNNEINRQQTVIYQASQALNCCFDEEHGKGSQEEAEAERLLLFATEKRTALLEELNKLKSEGPHNKKNKAASTSAEFAPSRGSVSISEMRLPLKADFVCGTAQKPEAGNYYYVIILRSGAENMVATPLASTASSLNGDALTFTTTFTMHDVSNDFEINIEVYSWVQRKEGTSTDKRKKTNKSKVITPKRLLTSITSKSNLLTPAMASPGGPNAIRSTNFILVGSHKLSLSSVGNNKFALDKINFEGEEKELLGFMFQDKVPFLSPLEGHIYLKLKCQVDSLVEEKGFLTMFEDVSGFGAWHRRWCVLSGNCISYWTYPDDEKRKHPLGRINLANCTNHQIEPANREFCARPNTFELITVRPQREDDRETLVSQCRDTLCVTKNWLSADTKEERNLWMQKLNQVLIDLRMWQPDACYKPSGKL from the exons ATGTGCTATGCTGTGTCATTTGAAACACACCAGCAATGGATGGAGCCACATTTGGAAATGGACCAAGGACAGATGGAGCTGCACCATATAAATCTCACAGACCCACAA AAACTCCTTGAAAGAACCCGTGCCAGGCGCGAGAACCTGCAGAGGAAAATGGCAGAGCGGCCGAAGATGGGGGCGAGACCCACAATGCAGACCAAGAGGGCCAGAGAGCCTTTGGCAGAAACTGGTAACCAGGCACCTCTTCCCAGTGACGAAG TAAAACCAGATACAAAGCCATCACCATCAAAAAGGCTCTGCCCTAATGATGTGGAGACTCAAGCTCCTAGTTCAGAGAATGTACAGCCAGTTGCTTCAAGTTCCACAAGCCATGACTCTCCTCAGATGACTTCAGAACCACACGAAACTGCTTCTAACAGAGCTCCATTGGTTCAGCCTCTTgagaatgcaaaacaaaactCCAAGTCAGAAACTCCTGCGGCCCTTTCAGTCAAAACACGTATGCAGAAGTTGGCAGAGCAGCGGCGCTGCTGGGATAGTGAGG atCCCTCTGAATGTGttcctctgtctcctctccAGTCAAAAGATCTGTGTGTTTCTCCACCTAAGCAGACATCCAGTGCCCTAGCAAGCGAAACCCCTATTGGGAGGAGAGGCCGTTTAGCTAACCTTGCTGCTACAATTGGTTCCTGGGAAGATGACCTAAGTCATCCAtctgcaaagcaaaacaatgcACAAGAACAGCCTGGCACTACTTGTTTATCCAAATTGTCCACTACAAGTGGAGCATCTGCTAGAATCAATAGTAGCAGTGTAAAGCAGGAAGCTGCATCCTGTTCTCAAAGGCTTGTTGAGGCTTCTATTAATAAACCAGCAAACTCAAAGAGAGCG GATCCAAACAATTCTTTAACACAATCTTCAAGAGTCACTGCTCCCTGTTCTAAAGAATCTGAAGTACAGCAACGGCCGGCAGAGAATCCCTGCAGTCCCCGGAAAGCTGAAGAGCGTACACAAACAGCCAAGTCAGCTTTGCCTCAACCAGTTCAGTCCAAAGCAGAGCCAGTCAAAGGAACACATGTGCAACTTGAACCTAAGGGTAAACCCACAACACCAG GGGGATCTGGAATTAAGCCCTTCCTGGAACGCTTTGGGGAGCGCTGTCAGGAGCGTAGTGCACGCAGCCCTGCTACGAACACTCCAGGGTGCAGAACGCCCACTGTTACCCCAAACACAAGGACAATCCAGGAGAGGCTTctcaaacaaaatgaaaattcctCTACTGCCAGTTTAGCGCTTCAGCTTAAACAG GAACGTGAACGGGAACTTGCATGCCTTCGTGGCCGATTTGATAGGGGCAATCTGTGGAGTGCGGAGAAAAGTGACAGTTCAAAGAGGAGGCTTCCAGAAGCTAAAATG GAAAGCCAATCTCAGGCCAGTCCAAAACATCCTCCTAGTTCAGATGCCTCTGCTCTTGGATCTTCAGAAGACACATCAGCAGGTGACAGGCCAGCAAAGTCTCCCAGCGTGGTGTCTTCAG ATACTTCTAAATGTGAAGAGACTGATAAATCCAGTCCTCTGAAGACTGCAGAGTCAAAGAGCCCTGTAAAAGCGATGTCTGTTTCAAAATTTGAACAACTTGATGAGAAACCAAAAG ATGAAGTGTACGAAGGCAAAATGCGTGTGGATGACGAGATGAATAGCTCAAAGGTGATAAATGAGATTTTTGAAATTCTTCAAGAGGATGGTCCAGACATAGAAAAgctgaagaaagaaatgagcATGAGCCTGGAAGGTGAAAGTGATGAGGATGAGCAGGAAGAGTCACTGAACATTTCATCAATGTCTCTGTTAACCCCTCTAGTGGAATCTGTTGGTTCAGAG gcCTTTGGTTCTCCTTCTAAGTCAACTGGGGAAGGTAGCAGTATCAGTGATGTCAGTCTGAAGTCTGAGAAGTTCCAAAGGACCAGAGTTCCCAGGGCAGAATCTGGAGACAGTATTGGCTCTGTGTCGGAAGATCGCAATCTTCCTTACAG TGTCGATGCATACAGATCCCAAAGATTTAAGGAAACAGAACGTCCTTCAATAAAGCAAATAATTGTTCGCAAGGAAGATGTGGCTTCCAGACTAGAAATGAGAAGAAATGGCCCATCTGATCAAGTCAAcatcaaaaagaaaatgcag GAATTGAACAATGAGATCAACAGGCAACAGACAGTGATTTATCAAGCCAGTCAAGCTCTGAACTGCTGTTTTGATGAGGAACATGGAAAAGGGTCACaggaagaagcagaagcagagagaCTTCTTCTCTTTGCAA CTGAGAAGAGAACTGCTTTATTGGAAGAATTGAATAAACTGAAGAGTGAGGGAccacataataaaaaaaataaagctgcttCTACATCCGCTGAATTTGCTCCCTCCAGGGGATCTGTTTCCATTTCAGAAATGCGTCTACCTCTAAAAGCAGACTTTGTATGTGGTACAGCTCAAAAGCCAG AAGCAGGAAATTACTACTATGTAATAATACTGAGATCTGGAGCAGAAAACATGGTTGCAACTCCATTAGCAAGTACTGCCAGCTCCCTGAATGGAGATGCTCTTACTTTTACTACGACGTTTACTAT GCATGATGTGTCAAATGACTTTGAAATAAATATAGAAGTTTACAGTTGG GTGCAGAGAAAAGAAGGTACAAGCActgataaaaggaaaaagacaaataaatCTAAG GTTATTACTCCAAAGAGATTATTAACATCTATTACCTCG AAAAGCAACCTTCTTACTCCAG CCATGGCCAGTCCAGGTGGCCCAAATGCCATACGCAGTACGAATTTCATCCTTGTTGGATCCCACAAGTTATCGCTGTCCTCTGTGGGAAATAACAAATTTGCACTGGACAAG ATAAATTTtgaaggggaggaaaaagaacTGTTGGGATTTATGTTCCAGGACAAG gtTCCCTTTTTGTCTCCTTTGGAAGGTCATATATATCTGAAGTTGAAATGCCAAGTGGACTCTTTGGTGGAGGAGAAAGGGTTCCTG accATGTTTGAAGATGTGAGTGGATTTGGAGCGTGGCATAGGCGCTGGTGTGTGCTGTCTGGAAATTGTATCTCCTATTGGACATACCCAGATGATGAGAAAAGAAAG CATCCTTTGGGCCGGATAAACTTGGCTAACTGCACAAATCATCAGATTGAACCTGCCAACAGGGAGTTCTGTGCCCGTCCCAACACTTTTGAACTAATAACTGTCCGACCTCAGAGAGAAGATGACCGAGAGACCCTCGTCAGCCAATGCAGAGACACACTCTGTGTTACAAA GAACTGGCTGTCTGCTGACACTAAAGAAGAACGTAACCTTTGGATGCAAAAGCTCAACCAAGTCCTCATTGACCTTCGCATGTGGCAGCCTGATGCCTGCTACAAACCTTCCGGAAAGCTTTAA
- the ANLN gene encoding anillin isoform X4 codes for MCYAVSFETHQQWMEPHLEMDQGQMELHHINLTDPQKLLERTRARRENLQRKMAERPKMGARPTMQTKRAREPLAETGNQAPLPSDEVKPDTKPSPSKRLCPNDVETQAPSSENVQPVASSSTSHDSPQMTSEPHETASNRAPLVQPLENAKQNSKSETPAALSVKTRMQKLAEQRRCWDSEDPSECVPLSPLQSKDLCVSPPKQTSSALASETPIGRRGRLANLAATIGSWEDDLSHPSAKQNNAQEQPGTTCLSKLSTTSGASARINSSSVKQEAASCSQRLVEASINKPANSKRADPNNSLTQSSRVTAPCSKESEVQQRPAENPCSPRKAEERTQTAKSALPQPVQSKAEPVKGTHVQLEPKGKPTTPGGSGIKPFLERFGERCQERSARSPATNTPGCRTPTVTPNTRTIQERLLKQNENSSTASLALQLKQESQSQASPKHPPSSDASALGSSEDTSAGDRPAKSPSVVSSDTSKCEETDKSSPLKTAESKSPVKAMSVSKFEQLDEKPKDEVYEGKMRVDDEMNSSKVINEIFEILQEDGPDIEKLKKEMSMSLEGESDEDEQEESLNISSMSLLTPLVESVGSEAFGSPSKSTGEGSSISDVSLKSEKFQRTRVPRAESGDSIGSVSEDRNLPYSVDAYRSQRFKETERPSIKQIIVRKEDVASRLEMRRNGPSDQVNIKKKMQELNNEINRQQTVIYQASQALNCCFDEEHGKGSQEEAEAERLLLFATEKRTALLEELNKLKSEGPHNKKNKAASTSAEFAPSRGSVSISEMRLPLKADFVCGTAQKPEAGNYYYVIILRSGAENMVATPLASTASSLNGDALTFTTTFTMHDVSNDFEINIEVYSWVQRKEGTSTDKRKKTNKSKVITPKRLLTSITSKSNLLTPAMASPGGPNAIRSTNFILVGSHKLSLSSVGNNKFALDKINFEGEEKELLGFMFQDKVPFLSPLEGHIYLKLKCQVDSLVEEKGFLTMFEDVSGFGAWHRRWCVLSGNCISYWTYPDDEKRKHPLGRINLANCTNHQIEPANREFCARPNTFELITVRPQREDDRETLVSQCRDTLCVTKNWLSADTKEERNLWMQKLNQVLIDLRMWQPDACYKPSGKL; via the exons ATGTGCTATGCTGTGTCATTTGAAACACACCAGCAATGGATGGAGCCACATTTGGAAATGGACCAAGGACAGATGGAGCTGCACCATATAAATCTCACAGACCCACAA AAACTCCTTGAAAGAACCCGTGCCAGGCGCGAGAACCTGCAGAGGAAAATGGCAGAGCGGCCGAAGATGGGGGCGAGACCCACAATGCAGACCAAGAGGGCCAGAGAGCCTTTGGCAGAAACTGGTAACCAGGCACCTCTTCCCAGTGACGAAG TAAAACCAGATACAAAGCCATCACCATCAAAAAGGCTCTGCCCTAATGATGTGGAGACTCAAGCTCCTAGTTCAGAGAATGTACAGCCAGTTGCTTCAAGTTCCACAAGCCATGACTCTCCTCAGATGACTTCAGAACCACACGAAACTGCTTCTAACAGAGCTCCATTGGTTCAGCCTCTTgagaatgcaaaacaaaactCCAAGTCAGAAACTCCTGCGGCCCTTTCAGTCAAAACACGTATGCAGAAGTTGGCAGAGCAGCGGCGCTGCTGGGATAGTGAGG atCCCTCTGAATGTGttcctctgtctcctctccAGTCAAAAGATCTGTGTGTTTCTCCACCTAAGCAGACATCCAGTGCCCTAGCAAGCGAAACCCCTATTGGGAGGAGAGGCCGTTTAGCTAACCTTGCTGCTACAATTGGTTCCTGGGAAGATGACCTAAGTCATCCAtctgcaaagcaaaacaatgcACAAGAACAGCCTGGCACTACTTGTTTATCCAAATTGTCCACTACAAGTGGAGCATCTGCTAGAATCAATAGTAGCAGTGTAAAGCAGGAAGCTGCATCCTGTTCTCAAAGGCTTGTTGAGGCTTCTATTAATAAACCAGCAAACTCAAAGAGAGCG GATCCAAACAATTCTTTAACACAATCTTCAAGAGTCACTGCTCCCTGTTCTAAAGAATCTGAAGTACAGCAACGGCCGGCAGAGAATCCCTGCAGTCCCCGGAAAGCTGAAGAGCGTACACAAACAGCCAAGTCAGCTTTGCCTCAACCAGTTCAGTCCAAAGCAGAGCCAGTCAAAGGAACACATGTGCAACTTGAACCTAAGGGTAAACCCACAACACCAG GGGGATCTGGAATTAAGCCCTTCCTGGAACGCTTTGGGGAGCGCTGTCAGGAGCGTAGTGCACGCAGCCCTGCTACGAACACTCCAGGGTGCAGAACGCCCACTGTTACCCCAAACACAAGGACAATCCAGGAGAGGCTTctcaaacaaaatgaaaattcctCTACTGCCAGTTTAGCGCTTCAGCTTAAACAG GAAAGCCAATCTCAGGCCAGTCCAAAACATCCTCCTAGTTCAGATGCCTCTGCTCTTGGATCTTCAGAAGACACATCAGCAGGTGACAGGCCAGCAAAGTCTCCCAGCGTGGTGTCTTCAG ATACTTCTAAATGTGAAGAGACTGATAAATCCAGTCCTCTGAAGACTGCAGAGTCAAAGAGCCCTGTAAAAGCGATGTCTGTTTCAAAATTTGAACAACTTGATGAGAAACCAAAAG ATGAAGTGTACGAAGGCAAAATGCGTGTGGATGACGAGATGAATAGCTCAAAGGTGATAAATGAGATTTTTGAAATTCTTCAAGAGGATGGTCCAGACATAGAAAAgctgaagaaagaaatgagcATGAGCCTGGAAGGTGAAAGTGATGAGGATGAGCAGGAAGAGTCACTGAACATTTCATCAATGTCTCTGTTAACCCCTCTAGTGGAATCTGTTGGTTCAGAG gcCTTTGGTTCTCCTTCTAAGTCAACTGGGGAAGGTAGCAGTATCAGTGATGTCAGTCTGAAGTCTGAGAAGTTCCAAAGGACCAGAGTTCCCAGGGCAGAATCTGGAGACAGTATTGGCTCTGTGTCGGAAGATCGCAATCTTCCTTACAG TGTCGATGCATACAGATCCCAAAGATTTAAGGAAACAGAACGTCCTTCAATAAAGCAAATAATTGTTCGCAAGGAAGATGTGGCTTCCAGACTAGAAATGAGAAGAAATGGCCCATCTGATCAAGTCAAcatcaaaaagaaaatgcag GAATTGAACAATGAGATCAACAGGCAACAGACAGTGATTTATCAAGCCAGTCAAGCTCTGAACTGCTGTTTTGATGAGGAACATGGAAAAGGGTCACaggaagaagcagaagcagagagaCTTCTTCTCTTTGCAA CTGAGAAGAGAACTGCTTTATTGGAAGAATTGAATAAACTGAAGAGTGAGGGAccacataataaaaaaaataaagctgcttCTACATCCGCTGAATTTGCTCCCTCCAGGGGATCTGTTTCCATTTCAGAAATGCGTCTACCTCTAAAAGCAGACTTTGTATGTGGTACAGCTCAAAAGCCAG AAGCAGGAAATTACTACTATGTAATAATACTGAGATCTGGAGCAGAAAACATGGTTGCAACTCCATTAGCAAGTACTGCCAGCTCCCTGAATGGAGATGCTCTTACTTTTACTACGACGTTTACTAT GCATGATGTGTCAAATGACTTTGAAATAAATATAGAAGTTTACAGTTGG GTGCAGAGAAAAGAAGGTACAAGCActgataaaaggaaaaagacaaataaatCTAAG GTTATTACTCCAAAGAGATTATTAACATCTATTACCTCG AAAAGCAACCTTCTTACTCCAG CCATGGCCAGTCCAGGTGGCCCAAATGCCATACGCAGTACGAATTTCATCCTTGTTGGATCCCACAAGTTATCGCTGTCCTCTGTGGGAAATAACAAATTTGCACTGGACAAG ATAAATTTtgaaggggaggaaaaagaacTGTTGGGATTTATGTTCCAGGACAAG gtTCCCTTTTTGTCTCCTTTGGAAGGTCATATATATCTGAAGTTGAAATGCCAAGTGGACTCTTTGGTGGAGGAGAAAGGGTTCCTG accATGTTTGAAGATGTGAGTGGATTTGGAGCGTGGCATAGGCGCTGGTGTGTGCTGTCTGGAAATTGTATCTCCTATTGGACATACCCAGATGATGAGAAAAGAAAG CATCCTTTGGGCCGGATAAACTTGGCTAACTGCACAAATCATCAGATTGAACCTGCCAACAGGGAGTTCTGTGCCCGTCCCAACACTTTTGAACTAATAACTGTCCGACCTCAGAGAGAAGATGACCGAGAGACCCTCGTCAGCCAATGCAGAGACACACTCTGTGTTACAAA GAACTGGCTGTCTGCTGACACTAAAGAAGAACGTAACCTTTGGATGCAAAAGCTCAACCAAGTCCTCATTGACCTTCGCATGTGGCAGCCTGATGCCTGCTACAAACCTTCCGGAAAGCTTTAA
- the ANLN gene encoding anillin isoform X2 codes for MCYAVSFETHQQWMEPHLEMDQGQMELHHINLTDPQKLLERTRARRENLQRKMAERPKMGARPTMQTKRAREPLAETGNQAPLPSDEVKPDTKPSPSKRLCPNDVETQAPSSENVQPVASSSTSHDSPQMTSEPHETASNRAPLVQPLENAKQNSKSETPAALSVKTRMQKLAEQRRCWDSEDPSECVPLSPLQSKDLCVSPPKQTSSALASETPIGRRGRLANLAATIGSWEDDLSHPSAKQNNAQEQPGTTCLSKLSTTSGASARINSSSVKQEAASCSQRLVEASINKPANSKRADPNNSLTQSSRVTAPCSKESEVQQRPAENPCSPRKAEERTQTAKSALPQPVQSKAEPVKGTHVQLEPKGKPTTPGGSGIKPFLERFGERCQERSARSPATNTPGCRTPTVTPNTRTIQERLLKQNENSSTASLALQLKQERERELACLRGRFDRGNLWSAEKSDSSKRRLPEAKMESQSQASPKHPPSSDASALGSSEDTSAGDRPAKSPSVVSSDTSKCEETDKSSPLKTAESKSPVKAMSVSKFEQLDEKPKDEVYEGKMRVDDEMNSSKVINEIFEILQEDGPDIEKLKKEMSMSLEGESDEDEQEESLNISSMSLLTPLVESVGSEAFGSPSKSTGEGSSISDVSLKSEKFQRTRVPRAESGDSIGSVSEDRNLPYSVDAYRSQRFKETERPSIKQIIVRKEDVASRLEMRRNGPSDQVNIKKKMQELNNEINRQQTVIYQASQALNCCFDEEHGKGSQEEAEAERLLLFATEKRTALLEELNKLKSEGPHNKKNKAASTSAEFAPSRGSVSISEMRLPLKADFVCGTAQKPEAGNYYYVIILRSGAENMVATPLASTASSLNGDALTFTTTFTMHDVSNDFEINIEVYSWVQRKEGTSTDKRKKTNKSKVITPKRLLTSITSKSNLLTPAMASPGGPNAIRSTNFILVGSHKLSLSSVGNNKFALDKVPFLSPLEGHIYLKLKCQVDSLVEEKGFLTMFEDVSGFGAWHRRWCVLSGNCISYWTYPDDEKRKHPLGRINLANCTNHQIEPANREFCARPNTFELITVRPQREDDRETLVSQCRDTLCVTKNWLSADTKEERNLWMQKLNQVLIDLRMWQPDACYKPSGKL; via the exons ATGTGCTATGCTGTGTCATTTGAAACACACCAGCAATGGATGGAGCCACATTTGGAAATGGACCAAGGACAGATGGAGCTGCACCATATAAATCTCACAGACCCACAA AAACTCCTTGAAAGAACCCGTGCCAGGCGCGAGAACCTGCAGAGGAAAATGGCAGAGCGGCCGAAGATGGGGGCGAGACCCACAATGCAGACCAAGAGGGCCAGAGAGCCTTTGGCAGAAACTGGTAACCAGGCACCTCTTCCCAGTGACGAAG TAAAACCAGATACAAAGCCATCACCATCAAAAAGGCTCTGCCCTAATGATGTGGAGACTCAAGCTCCTAGTTCAGAGAATGTACAGCCAGTTGCTTCAAGTTCCACAAGCCATGACTCTCCTCAGATGACTTCAGAACCACACGAAACTGCTTCTAACAGAGCTCCATTGGTTCAGCCTCTTgagaatgcaaaacaaaactCCAAGTCAGAAACTCCTGCGGCCCTTTCAGTCAAAACACGTATGCAGAAGTTGGCAGAGCAGCGGCGCTGCTGGGATAGTGAGG atCCCTCTGAATGTGttcctctgtctcctctccAGTCAAAAGATCTGTGTGTTTCTCCACCTAAGCAGACATCCAGTGCCCTAGCAAGCGAAACCCCTATTGGGAGGAGAGGCCGTTTAGCTAACCTTGCTGCTACAATTGGTTCCTGGGAAGATGACCTAAGTCATCCAtctgcaaagcaaaacaatgcACAAGAACAGCCTGGCACTACTTGTTTATCCAAATTGTCCACTACAAGTGGAGCATCTGCTAGAATCAATAGTAGCAGTGTAAAGCAGGAAGCTGCATCCTGTTCTCAAAGGCTTGTTGAGGCTTCTATTAATAAACCAGCAAACTCAAAGAGAGCG GATCCAAACAATTCTTTAACACAATCTTCAAGAGTCACTGCTCCCTGTTCTAAAGAATCTGAAGTACAGCAACGGCCGGCAGAGAATCCCTGCAGTCCCCGGAAAGCTGAAGAGCGTACACAAACAGCCAAGTCAGCTTTGCCTCAACCAGTTCAGTCCAAAGCAGAGCCAGTCAAAGGAACACATGTGCAACTTGAACCTAAGGGTAAACCCACAACACCAG GGGGATCTGGAATTAAGCCCTTCCTGGAACGCTTTGGGGAGCGCTGTCAGGAGCGTAGTGCACGCAGCCCTGCTACGAACACTCCAGGGTGCAGAACGCCCACTGTTACCCCAAACACAAGGACAATCCAGGAGAGGCTTctcaaacaaaatgaaaattcctCTACTGCCAGTTTAGCGCTTCAGCTTAAACAG GAACGTGAACGGGAACTTGCATGCCTTCGTGGCCGATTTGATAGGGGCAATCTGTGGAGTGCGGAGAAAAGTGACAGTTCAAAGAGGAGGCTTCCAGAAGCTAAAATG GAAAGCCAATCTCAGGCCAGTCCAAAACATCCTCCTAGTTCAGATGCCTCTGCTCTTGGATCTTCAGAAGACACATCAGCAGGTGACAGGCCAGCAAAGTCTCCCAGCGTGGTGTCTTCAG ATACTTCTAAATGTGAAGAGACTGATAAATCCAGTCCTCTGAAGACTGCAGAGTCAAAGAGCCCTGTAAAAGCGATGTCTGTTTCAAAATTTGAACAACTTGATGAGAAACCAAAAG ATGAAGTGTACGAAGGCAAAATGCGTGTGGATGACGAGATGAATAGCTCAAAGGTGATAAATGAGATTTTTGAAATTCTTCAAGAGGATGGTCCAGACATAGAAAAgctgaagaaagaaatgagcATGAGCCTGGAAGGTGAAAGTGATGAGGATGAGCAGGAAGAGTCACTGAACATTTCATCAATGTCTCTGTTAACCCCTCTAGTGGAATCTGTTGGTTCAGAG gcCTTTGGTTCTCCTTCTAAGTCAACTGGGGAAGGTAGCAGTATCAGTGATGTCAGTCTGAAGTCTGAGAAGTTCCAAAGGACCAGAGTTCCCAGGGCAGAATCTGGAGACAGTATTGGCTCTGTGTCGGAAGATCGCAATCTTCCTTACAG TGTCGATGCATACAGATCCCAAAGATTTAAGGAAACAGAACGTCCTTCAATAAAGCAAATAATTGTTCGCAAGGAAGATGTGGCTTCCAGACTAGAAATGAGAAGAAATGGCCCATCTGATCAAGTCAAcatcaaaaagaaaatgcag GAATTGAACAATGAGATCAACAGGCAACAGACAGTGATTTATCAAGCCAGTCAAGCTCTGAACTGCTGTTTTGATGAGGAACATGGAAAAGGGTCACaggaagaagcagaagcagagagaCTTCTTCTCTTTGCAA CTGAGAAGAGAACTGCTTTATTGGAAGAATTGAATAAACTGAAGAGTGAGGGAccacataataaaaaaaataaagctgcttCTACATCCGCTGAATTTGCTCCCTCCAGGGGATCTGTTTCCATTTCAGAAATGCGTCTACCTCTAAAAGCAGACTTTGTATGTGGTACAGCTCAAAAGCCAG AAGCAGGAAATTACTACTATGTAATAATACTGAGATCTGGAGCAGAAAACATGGTTGCAACTCCATTAGCAAGTACTGCCAGCTCCCTGAATGGAGATGCTCTTACTTTTACTACGACGTTTACTAT GCATGATGTGTCAAATGACTTTGAAATAAATATAGAAGTTTACAGTTGG GTGCAGAGAAAAGAAGGTACAAGCActgataaaaggaaaaagacaaataaatCTAAG GTTATTACTCCAAAGAGATTATTAACATCTATTACCTCG AAAAGCAACCTTCTTACTCCAG CCATGGCCAGTCCAGGTGGCCCAAATGCCATACGCAGTACGAATTTCATCCTTGTTGGATCCCACAAGTTATCGCTGTCCTCTGTGGGAAATAACAAATTTGCACTGGACAAG gtTCCCTTTTTGTCTCCTTTGGAAGGTCATATATATCTGAAGTTGAAATGCCAAGTGGACTCTTTGGTGGAGGAGAAAGGGTTCCTG accATGTTTGAAGATGTGAGTGGATTTGGAGCGTGGCATAGGCGCTGGTGTGTGCTGTCTGGAAATTGTATCTCCTATTGGACATACCCAGATGATGAGAAAAGAAAG CATCCTTTGGGCCGGATAAACTTGGCTAACTGCACAAATCATCAGATTGAACCTGCCAACAGGGAGTTCTGTGCCCGTCCCAACACTTTTGAACTAATAACTGTCCGACCTCAGAGAGAAGATGACCGAGAGACCCTCGTCAGCCAATGCAGAGACACACTCTGTGTTACAAA GAACTGGCTGTCTGCTGACACTAAAGAAGAACGTAACCTTTGGATGCAAAAGCTCAACCAAGTCCTCATTGACCTTCGCATGTGGCAGCCTGATGCCTGCTACAAACCTTCCGGAAAGCTTTAA